In Pseudothermotoga hypogea DSM 11164 = NBRC 106472, the following are encoded in one genomic region:
- the kdd gene encoding L-erythro-3,5-diaminohexanoate dehydrogenase, protein MDVRGDPFGRHRVIEPKGKLPQPAWKLDNDTSKLYDNEILIDVIRLNIDAASFAQIKHEVGADEQKVAEKIMQIVEQRGKMHNPITGSGGMLIGRVKAIGKDLNVDVKVGDKIATLVSLSLTPLNLKKIKKVYLDRDQVDVEAEAILFETGVFARLPEDMPESVALAVLDVAGAPIQTARLVSPSDLVLVIGAGGKSGVLCSYVAKKYSGPTGRVVALVHSERSIEQLKKLGFVDDIFVSDAQDAVSSYEKFIEVTNGRLADVVINVVNVPDTEMTSILCARERGKIYFFSMATSFTKAALGAEGIGKDVDMIIGNGYAKHHAEFALQIVRENEKLYQHFLERYGEK, encoded by the coding sequence ATGGACGTGAGAGGAGATCCATTCGGCAGACACAGAGTGATCGAACCGAAAGGCAAGTTGCCGCAGCCTGCCTGGAAGCTGGACAACGATACGAGCAAGTTGTACGACAACGAGATCTTGATCGACGTGATCAGACTCAATATCGACGCAGCTTCTTTCGCTCAGATCAAGCATGAAGTTGGTGCGGATGAACAAAAGGTCGCAGAAAAGATAATGCAGATCGTCGAGCAGAGAGGCAAGATGCACAATCCTATCACAGGCTCTGGGGGCATGCTCATAGGCAGGGTGAAGGCTATAGGGAAAGATCTGAACGTCGATGTGAAAGTTGGAGACAAGATCGCAACGCTTGTTTCGTTGAGTCTGACGCCTTTGAATTTAAAGAAGATAAAGAAGGTGTATCTGGACAGGGATCAGGTGGACGTCGAAGCTGAAGCGATACTCTTCGAAACAGGTGTGTTCGCTCGCCTGCCGGAAGATATGCCGGAGTCCGTGGCGCTCGCCGTACTCGACGTGGCTGGAGCTCCGATTCAAACTGCAAGGCTCGTTTCACCTTCCGACTTGGTGCTCGTCATCGGTGCAGGTGGCAAATCTGGTGTGCTGTGCAGTTACGTGGCGAAGAAGTACTCAGGTCCAACGGGCAGGGTCGTGGCGCTCGTTCATTCCGAAAGATCGATAGAACAGCTCAAGAAGCTCGGTTTCGTTGACGATATCTTCGTTTCCGACGCACAGGACGCCGTGTCATCGTACGAAAAGTTTATTGAAGTCACCAATGGAAGGCTCGCGGACGTGGTGATCAACGTCGTGAACGTTCCAGACACCGAAATGACCTCGATACTCTGCGCGAGAGAAAGGGGAAAGATCTATTTCTTCTCCATGGCGACGAGCTTCACCAAGGCAGCGCTTGGTGCCGAAGGTATAGGCAAAGACGTGGACATGATCATAGGCAACGGTTATGCGAAACATCACGCCGAGTTCGCACTCCAGATCGTCAGGGAGAACGAAAAGCTTTATCAACACTTCCTGGAGAGGTATGGTGAAAAATGA
- a CDS encoding ABC transporter substrate-binding protein, giving the protein MRRFLVVLLTVLLVTLMMAKVKVTFWHAMGGGHGKTLQEIVEFFNQQRPDIEVEAVYIGNYAALQQKLLAAAQAGGLPTISQAYSNWTAKLIYSGIVEVLNSYVNDPQIGLSKAEWEDIWEVMRLNCTWDDKIYAVPFNKSIYVLYVNTDALALAGLKIPETIGELKRAAILLTEDFDNDGTIDQYGFGFRSTVDHFQVFLALNGGSILQKGPDGKWKVTINSPESREVLQFLLDLKDKYALVQGGYLDGPFGEGKIAMFIETVASKPYVDAASKGKHGWTWAPVPVWKTRNVQFAGTDVIMFSTAKPEEKKAAWEFMKFLISPEITAYWAVKTGYLPVRKSATETAIWKKLVAEDPAAEVPLIQLPYGVFDPQIGVWAEIRSIVGTMVSDVLYGKKTIEEGLAWAEAEIKRELEKEGL; this is encoded by the coding sequence ATGAGAAGGTTTCTCGTGGTGTTGTTGACGGTGCTCCTCGTCACGTTGATGATGGCAAAGGTCAAAGTCACGTTCTGGCACGCGATGGGTGGTGGCCACGGTAAAACACTGCAGGAGATCGTTGAATTCTTCAACCAGCAACGTCCCGACATCGAAGTCGAGGCGGTCTACATTGGAAACTATGCGGCGTTGCAACAGAAACTTCTGGCCGCTGCTCAGGCGGGAGGACTTCCAACGATATCGCAAGCGTACTCCAACTGGACGGCGAAGCTCATTTACTCTGGAATCGTCGAAGTTCTTAACAGCTACGTCAACGATCCGCAGATAGGTCTTTCCAAAGCCGAGTGGGAAGACATCTGGGAAGTGATGAGGTTGAACTGCACTTGGGACGATAAGATCTACGCGGTACCTTTCAACAAGAGCATCTACGTTCTTTACGTGAACACCGATGCGCTCGCGCTCGCCGGTCTCAAGATACCCGAAACCATTGGTGAGCTCAAGAGGGCCGCGATACTGTTGACCGAAGACTTTGACAACGACGGTACGATCGATCAGTACGGCTTTGGCTTCAGATCCACGGTGGACCATTTCCAGGTTTTCCTCGCGCTCAACGGTGGCTCGATACTTCAGAAAGGTCCCGACGGCAAGTGGAAGGTAACGATCAACAGTCCTGAGTCGAGGGAAGTGCTTCAGTTCCTACTCGATCTGAAGGACAAATACGCGCTCGTTCAGGGTGGCTATCTCGATGGACCGTTCGGTGAAGGAAAGATCGCGATGTTCATAGAGACGGTTGCGAGCAAACCTTACGTTGATGCCGCTTCGAAGGGTAAGCATGGATGGACGTGGGCTCCTGTACCCGTTTGGAAAACAAGAAACGTTCAGTTCGCAGGAACCGACGTCATCATGTTCAGCACAGCGAAACCTGAAGAGAAGAAGGCAGCCTGGGAGTTCATGAAGTTCTTGATCTCTCCAGAGATCACCGCCTATTGGGCCGTCAAGACGGGTTATCTGCCCGTGAGAAAGAGTGCGACCGAAACTGCGATATGGAAAAAGCTCGTTGCGGAAGATCCAGCCGCCGAGGTTCCGTTGATCCAACTTCCGTACGGTGTGTTCGATCCACAGATCGGTGTTTGGGCAGAGATAAGGTCCATCGTTGGCACGATGGTGAGCGATGTTCTGTACGGTAAAAAGACCATAGAAGAAGGTCTGGCGTGGGCGGAGGCCGAGATCAAAAGAGAGCTCGAAAAAGAAGGCCTATGA
- the coaE gene encoding dephospho-CoA kinase (Dephospho-CoA kinase (CoaE) performs the final step in coenzyme A biosynthesis.): protein MRFVVGLTGKMGCGKSTVAEIFKELGAQVIDVDKIGHEALKEEAVKDRLRRLFGPKIFCQGEIDRKKLANVVFEDAEKLRILESVVHPVIKDKVLKLIEACSDVVVLDAALLRRIGLAELCNVIITVKCDEAKIVERLKKKGLSQQEIQRRLAAQNDIVEEGIVIENNSDLASLRNEVVNLYKRLLEGGVGG from the coding sequence CTGAGGTTTGTCGTCGGCTTAACGGGAAAGATGGGTTGTGGAAAGAGCACCGTGGCGGAAATTTTCAAAGAACTCGGAGCCCAGGTCATAGATGTTGACAAAATTGGACACGAGGCGCTGAAAGAAGAGGCTGTGAAAGACCGCTTGAGACGGCTGTTCGGTCCAAAGATATTCTGTCAAGGTGAGATCGACAGGAAGAAACTCGCAAACGTGGTCTTTGAAGACGCAGAAAAGTTGAGAATCCTCGAGAGTGTCGTCCATCCAGTCATCAAAGATAAAGTGCTCAAACTGATCGAAGCTTGTTCGGACGTTGTGGTGCTGGACGCGGCACTGCTGAGGAGGATCGGACTGGCAGAGCTGTGTAACGTGATCATCACCGTTAAATGTGACGAAGCAAAGATCGTCGAAAGGCTTAAGAAAAAGGGTTTGAGTCAGCAAGAGATTCAAAGGCGGCTCGCGGCACAGAACGATATCGTCGAGGAAGGTATCGTGATCGAGAACAACTCTGATCTGGCGTCTCTTAGAAATGAAGTGGTCAATCTTTATAAACGATTACTTGAGGGAGGTGTTGGTGGATGA